Proteins found in one Rhodobacter capsulatus SB 1003 genomic segment:
- a CDS encoding acetate/propionate family kinase, giving the protein MTQAILTLNAGSSSLKLALYPLTGDRPMATGLVDAIGPAAVFRLKGPFGQEIPTVAGDLSTHAAALQTVVASLRGTHPDLTLLCIGHRVLHGGDHFSAPVTVTEDILALLDPLAAFAPLHQPHNLAGIRAAMAAFPGVPQVACFDTAFHRHHPWVNDAFALPRAFYDQGVRRYGFHGLSYDHVATRLREIAPQLAEGRVVVAHLGNGASMCALQDGRSIASTMGFTALDGLPMGTRSGQIDPGVLLYLMQHRGMSGDEISDLLYRRSGLLGISGLSSDMRALEAANTPEARQAIDYFVFSAQRELGAMAAALGGIDALVFCGGIGENSRLIRERICERLGWMGIEIDHLRNSANATVISSDFARTSVMIIPTNEELVIARAARAALGIGERSVA; this is encoded by the coding sequence ATGACGCAGGCGATCCTCACGCTGAATGCCGGCTCCTCCTCGCTCAAGCTCGCGCTTTATCCGCTGACCGGCGACCGGCCGATGGCCACGGGTCTGGTCGATGCGATCGGCCCCGCGGCGGTCTTTCGCCTCAAGGGGCCGTTCGGGCAGGAGATCCCCACCGTCGCGGGCGATCTTTCGACGCATGCAGCCGCGCTGCAAACCGTCGTCGCCAGCCTGCGCGGCACGCATCCCGATCTGACGCTGCTGTGCATCGGCCACCGCGTCCTGCATGGCGGCGATCATTTCAGCGCCCCGGTCACGGTGACGGAAGACATCCTGGCGCTGCTCGACCCCCTTGCCGCTTTCGCGCCGCTGCACCAGCCGCACAATCTGGCGGGCATCCGCGCCGCGATGGCGGCCTTTCCGGGGGTGCCGCAGGTCGCCTGTTTCGACACCGCCTTTCACCGCCATCACCCCTGGGTCAACGATGCCTTTGCCCTGCCGCGCGCCTTCTATGATCAGGGCGTGCGGCGCTACGGCTTTCACGGGCTGAGCTACGATCATGTCGCCACGCGCCTGCGCGAGATCGCGCCGCAGCTGGCCGAAGGCCGGGTGGTGGTGGCGCATCTGGGCAATGGCGCCTCGATGTGCGCGCTGCAAGACGGCCGGTCGATCGCTTCGACGATGGGGTTCACGGCGCTCGACGGGCTGCCGATGGGCACGCGCTCGGGCCAGATCGATCCGGGGGTTCTGCTTTACCTGATGCAGCACCGCGGCATGAGCGGCGACGAGATTTCCGACCTGCTCTATCGCCGCTCGGGGCTTTTGGGGATTTCCGGCCTTTCAAGCGACATGCGGGCGCTCGAGGCCGCGAACACGCCCGAAGCGCGGCAGGCGATCGACTATTTCGTCTTCAGCGCCCAGCGCGAGCTGGGGGCGATGGCGGCAGCGCTGGGCGGGATCGACGCGCTCGTCTTTTGCGGCGGCATCGGCGAAAACTCGCGGCTGATCCGCGAGCGGATCTGCGAAAGGCTGGGCTGGATGGGGATCGAGATCGACCACCTCCGCAACAGCGCAAACGCGACGGTGATTTCCTCGGATTTCGCCCGCACCAGCGTGATGATCATTCCGACGAACGAAGAGCTGGTGATCGCCCGCGCCGCCCGCGCAGCGCTGGGCATCGGCGAAAGGAGCGTGGCATGA
- the phnX gene encoding phosphonoacetaldehyde hydrolase: protein MGRIKAVVFDWAGTMVDFGSLAPVGAFVRAFAEFGVTVSAADARKPMGLRKWDHIAAMLAEPQIAARWQAAQGAAPDAAAVQRLHDVFVPMTAAAAAGHATLVPGALETVAWLRGRGIRIGSTTGYTRAIMAEVSPVAAAQGYVPDTLVSADDLPEGRPGPLMMYKCFTDLAVHPPRAVIKVDDTEPGIAEGVAAGCITVAVTLSGNYAGLTAQEMAALPEARRNEIRRRARAALKSAGAMHVIDTVADLPSLIQTFETRESA, encoded by the coding sequence ATGGGCAGGATCAAGGCGGTCGTCTTTGACTGGGCCGGAACGATGGTCGATTTCGGCTCTTTGGCGCCGGTGGGGGCCTTTGTGCGGGCCTTCGCCGAATTCGGCGTCACCGTCAGCGCCGCCGATGCCAGAAAGCCGATGGGGCTGCGCAAATGGGATCATATCGCGGCGATGCTGGCCGAGCCGCAGATCGCCGCGCGCTGGCAGGCGGCGCAGGGGGCGGCCCCCGATGCGGCGGCTGTGCAACGGCTGCATGATGTCTTCGTGCCGATGACTGCCGCAGCGGCGGCCGGGCATGCGACGCTGGTGCCCGGGGCGCTGGAGACGGTGGCGTGGCTGCGCGGCCGCGGCATCAGGATCGGCTCCACCACCGGCTATACCCGCGCGATCATGGCCGAGGTCAGCCCGGTGGCCGCGGCGCAGGGCTATGTGCCCGACACGCTGGTCAGCGCCGATGACCTGCCCGAGGGGCGGCCGGGGCCGCTGATGATGTACAAGTGCTTCACCGATCTGGCGGTGCATCCGCCGCGTGCGGTGATCAAAGTGGACGACACCGAACCCGGCATCGCCGAAGGGGTGGCCGCGGGCTGCATCACCGTGGCGGTGACGCTGTCGGGCAACTATGCCGGGCTGACGGCGCAGGAGATGGCGGCCCTGCCCGAGGCGCGGCGCAACGAGATCCGCCGCCGCGCAAGGGCGGCGCTGAAATCCGCGGGTGCCATGCATGTCATTGATACCGTGGCCGATCTGCCCTCGCTGATCCAGACTTTCGAAACCCGAGAGAGCGCATGA
- a CDS encoding amino acid adenylation domain-containing protein — protein MALTLGIGFATAAGALADFPGLARRLQPVAPGNRLRLFDDFAHHPAEIEAALAVLRETTEGRLIAIFEPQLHSRITLMAARFAQALGAADHSYLLPVVALGETAQAGNGDAALAEACRAGGLSCDHVSDMSELLARLQADLQGDETLVVMAGGSGAAIAPRIAQALSHPPGPRAAAAPNILIGERRPPPPDLLTLVAAQARRRPRAPAVEMGHRRLSYADLVQRSDDLAASLAAAGVGAGDSVGVCLGRTVDRVTAFLATLQLGGVFVPLDPALPEERLRQMLDTAAVRTVVVNAASPALPDIGLRIVPCGPLPERGEAAAPQWQPQPPAAGAPAYMIFTSGTTGEPKAVEISRGGLANYAAAAVRHFEITAEARVSQLSGFGFDVSVGDMAMALAAGACLVCPSDLQAIPGPPVGRFIAEARLTHLSLTPSALAIIPPAEHPQLTHVIVAGEACPPALVERWGKGRVFLNAYGPTEATVEALFARCTPGQPVRIGRPIDNMGACLMTRSLTLAAPGEEGELCLFGPGLASGYRHQPGLSAQHFPVVDLPGLGPTRIYRTGDRARLGADGGFVYLGRLDSQLKVNGHRLEPGEVEAALCSLPGVIDAAVSRLATPQGADRLIAHLVMAPGAPAPDPVALRMRLAQQLPSWMVPSVFLPVPEIPRNSNGKRDRSALPVPPQLTRPATARSTGTATEAQLMALIDREFGTGIVTGTRDSLHAAGLDSLSMANLLFAIEAAFGITLDAGFEAGLDTVEVLGLMVDARRKAPPAAAAPGIENALAARILPYLATWPGRRLGRAGLVRSLCDAGPLPQLFWCFQTGKELSRLTECLNGAVSLYGLRSGHLAVDYSAETLAAFGRLYADEIAAIAPTGPLYLGGNCQGGLVIREAGQELMRRGRDVALTILMEQGRFLHYPGVTLLLFGAGSYLNPYGQMAAPEQVFREAYPAGHHVEILPGAHGQYFTPGNAEVLAATILRHLDRHRSAPALPPTCHEARFARRDAG, from the coding sequence ATGGCGCTGACCCTTGGCATCGGGTTTGCGACCGCGGCCGGGGCGCTGGCAGACTTCCCGGGACTCGCGCGGCGGCTGCAACCTGTGGCCCCGGGAAACCGGCTGCGCCTCTTTGACGATTTCGCCCATCACCCGGCCGAGATCGAGGCCGCGCTGGCCGTCCTGCGCGAGACGACGGAGGGGCGGCTGATCGCGATCTTCGAGCCGCAGCTGCACAGCCGGATCACGCTCATGGCCGCGCGCTTCGCGCAGGCCCTTGGGGCGGCGGATCACAGCTATCTGCTGCCGGTGGTCGCGCTGGGCGAAACCGCCCAAGCCGGGAACGGCGATGCCGCGCTGGCCGAAGCCTGCCGCGCCGGGGGGCTTTCCTGCGACCATGTTTCGGACATGTCAGAGCTGCTGGCGCGGTTGCAGGCAGACCTGCAAGGCGACGAGACGCTTGTCGTGATGGCGGGCGGCAGCGGCGCGGCGATCGCCCCGCGGATCGCGCAGGCGCTGTCGCATCCGCCCGGGCCCCGTGCCGCGGCCGCGCCGAACATCCTGATCGGCGAAAGACGGCCCCCGCCGCCGGATCTGCTGACCCTTGTCGCGGCGCAGGCGCGGCGGCGGCCCCGGGCGCCCGCCGTCGAAATGGGGCACCGCCGTCTGAGCTACGCCGATCTTGTGCAGCGCAGCGACGACCTTGCCGCAAGCCTTGCCGCGGCGGGCGTCGGGGCAGGCGACAGCGTCGGCGTCTGTCTTGGCCGGACGGTGGACCGGGTGACCGCCTTTCTGGCCACGCTGCAGCTTGGCGGCGTCTTCGTGCCGCTCGACCCGGCCCTGCCGGAGGAGCGGCTGCGCCAGATGCTGGACACCGCGGCGGTGCGGACGGTCGTGGTGAATGCCGCAAGCCCGGCCCTGCCGGACATCGGCCTGCGCATCGTCCCTTGCGGTCCGCTGCCGGAACGGGGCGAAGCCGCCGCGCCGCAGTGGCAACCGCAGCCCCCGGCGGCCGGGGCGCCCGCCTACATGATCTTCACCTCCGGCACGACCGGGGAACCGAAGGCGGTCGAGATTTCACGCGGCGGGCTGGCCAATTACGCGGCCGCGGCGGTCCGGCATTTCGAGATCACCGCCGAGGCGCGGGTGTCGCAGCTCAGCGGCTTCGGCTTCGATGTCTCGGTGGGGGACATGGCGATGGCGCTGGCCGCCGGGGCCTGTCTCGTCTGCCCCTCGGATCTGCAGGCGATCCCCGGCCCGCCGGTCGGCCGCTTCATCGCCGAGGCCCGGCTGACGCATCTGTCGCTGACGCCCTCGGCGCTGGCGATCATCCCGCCCGCAGAGCATCCGCAGCTGACCCATGTGATCGTCGCCGGAGAGGCCTGCCCGCCCGCGCTGGTGGAGCGCTGGGGCAAGGGGCGGGTCTTCCTCAACGCCTACGGGCCGACGGAAGCCACGGTCGAGGCCCTGTTCGCCCGCTGCACGCCCGGCCAGCCCGTCCGCATCGGCCGGCCCATCGACAACATGGGCGCCTGCCTGATGACCAGGTCCCTAACGCTTGCCGCACCGGGAGAGGAGGGCGAGCTGTGCCTGTTCGGGCCCGGCCTTGCCTCCGGATACCGGCACCAGCCCGGGCTGAGCGCACAACACTTCCCGGTGGTCGATCTTCCCGGTCTTGGTCCGACCCGGATCTATCGCACCGGGGACCGGGCACGGCTGGGGGCCGATGGCGGCTTCGTCTATCTCGGTCGGCTGGACAGCCAGCTGAAGGTCAACGGCCATCGCCTCGAGCCCGGCGAGGTCGAGGCGGCGCTTTGCAGCCTGCCCGGCGTGATCGATGCGGCCGTCTCGCGCCTTGCCACGCCTCAGGGCGCCGACCGTCTGATCGCCCATCTGGTGATGGCCCCCGGCGCCCCCGCGCCCGATCCGGTCGCGCTGCGCATGCGGCTGGCGCAACAGCTGCCGTCCTGGATGGTGCCCTCGGTCTTCCTGCCCGTGCCCGAGATTCCGCGCAATTCCAACGGCAAGCGCGACCGCAGCGCCCTGCCGGTGCCGCCGCAGCTGACCCGGCCCGCAACGGCCCGCAGCACCGGCACCGCGACCGAGGCGCAGCTGATGGCGCTGATCGACCGGGAATTCGGGACCGGCATCGTCACCGGCACGCGGGACAGCCTGCACGCGGCCGGGCTCGATTCCCTGTCGATGGCGAACCTGCTGTTCGCGATCGAGGCGGCTTTCGGCATCACGCTGGATGCCGGGTTCGAGGCCGGTCTTGATACGGTCGAAGTCCTGGGGCTGATGGTGGATGCACGGCGCAAGGCACCGCCTGCCGCCGCCGCCCCCGGGATCGAGAACGCGCTGGCCGCCAGGATCCTGCCCTATCTGGCGACCTGGCCCGGTCGGCGGCTTGGCCGCGCCGGGCTGGTGCGCAGCCTGTGCGACGCCGGGCCGCTTCCGCAGCTGTTCTGGTGCTTCCAGACCGGCAAGGAACTGTCGCGGCTGACCGAATGCCTGAACGGGGCGGTGTCGCTTTACGGGCTGCGCTCGGGGCATCTTGCCGTCGACTACAGTGCCGAGACGCTGGCGGCCTTCGGTCGGCTCTATGCGGACGAGATCGCGGCGATCGCGCCGACCGGTCCGCTGTATCTGGGCGGGAATTGTCAGGGCGGCCTCGTGATCCGCGAGGCCGGGCAGGAACTGATGCGTCGGGGTCGGGACGTCGCCCTGACCATCCTGATGGAGCAGGGCCGCTTCCTGCATTACCCGGGCGTCACCTTGCTGCTGTTCGGCGCGGGCAGCTATCTCAATCCCTATGGCCAGATGGCGGCACCGGAGCAGGTATTCCGCGAGGCCTATCCCGCGGGCCATCACGTCGAGATCCTCCCCGGGGCGCATGGGCAGTATTTCACGCCCGGCAATGCCGAGGTCCTGGCGGCGACGATCCTGCGTCATCTCGACCGCCACCGATCGGCCCCGGCTCTGCCCCCCACCTGCCACGAAGCCCGGTTTGCGCGGCGCGACGCCGGATGA
- the smpB gene encoding SsrA-binding protein SmpB gives MAQKSDPNSKLIAENRQARYHYAIESDLEAGIMLLGSEVKALRTGQSNIAESYASIENGELWLINSYIAAYQQASVFGHEERRHRKLLVSKKELARLWTAVGREGMTLVPLALYFNDRGKVKLKLGVAKGKKLADKRETEAKRDWNRQKQRLLKQNG, from the coding sequence ATGGCGCAGAAATCCGACCCCAATTCCAAGCTTATCGCCGAGAACCGGCAGGCCCGTTACCATTATGCCATCGAGAGCGATCTCGAGGCGGGGATCATGCTGCTTGGCTCCGAGGTGAAGGCGCTGCGCACCGGCCAGTCGAACATCGCCGAAAGCTATGCCAGCATCGAGAATGGCGAGCTGTGGCTGATCAACTCTTATATCGCCGCCTATCAGCAGGCGAGCGTCTTCGGCCATGAGGAGCGGCGGCACCGCAAGCTTCTGGTCTCGAAGAAGGAGCTGGCGCGGCTCTGGACGGCGGTCGGCCGCGAGGGGATGACGCTGGTGCCGCTGGCGCTTTATTTCAATGATCGCGGCAAGGTGAAGTTGAAGCTGGGCGTCGCCAAGGGCAAGAAACTGGCCGACAAACGCGAAACCGAGGCCAAACGCGACTGGAACCGGCAAAAACAGCGCCTTTTGAAGCAGAACGGATAG
- the sseA gene encoding 3-mercaptopyruvate sulfurtransferase: MALDDPKTLVSTDWLEAHLRDPDLRVLDASWFLPSMERDAKAGYAAAHIPGARFFDIDEISDTRSELPHMAPPVEKFMSRMRAMGVGDGHQVVIYDQMGIFSAPRVWWLFRLMGKTDVAVLDGGLPKWLAEGRETEDMAPIPRDRHMTVQRQAHLIKDVTQVAHASKLGDHEIIDARPRGRFLGTDPEPRPGLRSGHIPGAKNVPWNSVLTETNTMKSPEDLRAVFTAAGVDLAKPAIATCGSGISAAVLVLALERIGHRNHALYDGSWAEWGMFNDLRVATGEA, encoded by the coding sequence ATGGCTTTGGACGATCCGAAAACACTGGTTTCCACCGACTGGCTCGAGGCGCATCTGCGCGACCCGGATTTGCGGGTGCTCGATGCCTCGTGGTTCCTGCCTTCGATGGAACGCGATGCGAAGGCGGGCTATGCAGCCGCCCATATTCCGGGGGCGCGGTTCTTCGACATCGACGAGATTTCCGACACGCGGTCCGAGCTGCCGCATATGGCGCCGCCGGTCGAGAAATTCATGTCCCGGATGCGGGCGATGGGCGTGGGCGACGGCCATCAGGTGGTGATCTATGACCAGATGGGCATCTTTTCCGCGCCGCGGGTCTGGTGGCTGTTCCGGCTGATGGGCAAGACCGATGTCGCCGTGCTGGATGGCGGTTTGCCGAAATGGCTGGCCGAGGGCCGCGAGACCGAGGACATGGCGCCGATCCCGCGCGACCGGCACATGACGGTGCAGCGCCAGGCGCATCTGATCAAGGATGTGACGCAGGTCGCGCATGCCTCGAAGCTGGGCGATCACGAGATCATCGACGCCCGCCCGCGCGGCCGGTTCCTGGGCACCGATCCCGAACCGCGGCCCGGCCTGCGGTCCGGGCATATTCCGGGCGCGAAGAACGTGCCGTGGAACAGCGTTCTGACCGAGACGAACACGATGAAATCGCCCGAGGACCTGCGCGCGGTCTTCACGGCGGCGGGCGTGGACCTTGCGAAACCGGCCATTGCCACCTGCGGCTCGGGGATTTCCGCCGCCGTGCTGGTGCTGGCGCTGGAACGGATCGGCCACCGCAATCACGCCCTTTATGACGGCTCCTGGGCCGAATGGGGCATGTTCAACGACCTGCGCGTCGCAACCG